From the bacterium genome, the window GGCATCAAGAGTATTGACGATCTAAAAAGGAATTCGATAGTTGTATGAAATCGTACAGTGACATTCGCGATGAATTGATCGGGAAGGTGGCGGCGAAAACCCCGTTCACGAACTTCTCGACATCGAGTGGGATTCGCAACCTGCTCGAAATCATTGCCTATGTCATAGCGTCACTCTACAACTTCGTGTTCAAGGTCGCGCAGCAAGGATTTCTGATGACTGCCACTGGTGAGTGGCTCGATCTGCGTGCCCGCGAATGTGGTGTGGAGAGGTTACTCGGTAGCAAAACACAAATGTGGATCACGTTCTACCGTGCACCTGCGTCGAACATTCTTACCATACCAGCCGGAACAATCGTCAAAAGTCGCGCAGAATCCAGTGGAAATGAATATCGTTATTCTACGATCCAGGCAGCAGTAATCCCGGCAAATGAGACATTTGTTCGCGTGCTGGCAGAAGCCGAAGTGATCGGCACCTGCTGTAATCTCGGAAGTGTAACCGTTA encodes:
- a CDS encoding baseplate J/gp47 family protein translates to MKSYSDIRDELIGKVAAKTPFTNFSTSSGIRNLLEIIAYVIASLYNFVFKVAQQGFLMTATGEWLDLRARECGVERLLGSKTQMWITFYRAPASNILTIPAGTIVKSRAESSGNEYRYSTIQAAVIPANETFVRVLAEAEVIGTCCNLGSVTV